The sequence below is a genomic window from Halostella salina.
ACGAGGTTGCGGTCCGAGCGGGCGGTGGCGACGATGAGCGCGACGCCGGCGATGGCCGCGGCTCCGACGCCGGCGGCGACCGTCACCGCGTAGCGCCCGCTCTGGCCCGCCTCGCGCCCGCTGCCGAACAGCGTCGACTCCAGCCCGCCGGTGCCGCCGGTCGCCGCGAGACCGAGGAACACCGCCCCGGCGAGTGTGGCGATCGTCAGCAGGTCGAACACGCGCTCGATCGCCAGCGACGCGAAGCCCGTCGGGTACGGGATCGACCGGCGGGCCTTCACCACGTACGCCCGGACCGCGTCGCCGGCCCGCGCGGGGAACACGAGGTTGCCCGTCTGGCTGATGAACACCGCGCCCGTGAGGAAGCCGACGCGCTCCTCGTACCCCAGTTCCGCGAGGATGTCGCGGTAGCGCACGCCCCGGAGCGGCCAGGAGAGCAGGTAGATGACCGCCGAGAGCGCCACCAGCCCCCTGTCGGCCCCGGCCATGCTGTCGATGACTCGCTCGGGGTCGAGATACTGCGTCATCAGCGCGAGCGCGACGACGACCAGCAGCGTCCCCGCGCCCAGCGTCACGCGGCGGTCGATCCGCGGCGAGACGGCGACCTGCCACCACGTCCGGAGGATCGCGCTGCCCATCCCGAACACGTCGCGGACCAGATCGACTTTCGTGTCGCCCTTCGGCGTCCAGTCGACCGGGAACTCCTTGACGCGGTAGCCCGACCGCTGGGCGCGGACGAGCACCTCCGTGTCCCAGAACCAGTGGTCGTCGTCCACGTCGTCGAGCAGCGCCTCCAGCGCCGCGCGGTCGAACGCCTTGAACCCGCACTGGTGGTCGCGGAGGTTCGACCGGAGGAACAGCCGGACGAGCGCGTTGTACCCCCGGCTCGGCACGCCGCGCTTGGCCGGGCGGTCGGCCTCGCGCCCCTCGATCCAGCGCGAGCCGGTCGCCACGTCGTACTCGCCGGAGCGGACGCTCTCGACGAGCTCCTCCAGGTGGCGCATATCCGTCGCCATGTCCGTGTCGAAGTAGACGAGCGTGTCGCCGTCCGCCTCCTCGAACGCCCGCTCCAGCGCGCCGCCCCGGCCCAGACGCTCGTCGCTGTGGACGTGGCGCACGCGCTCGTCCGCGGCGGCGAGTTCGTCGGCGATCTCGGGGGTCCGGTCGTCGCAGCCGTCCTCGGCGACCAGCACCTCGAACGTGCCCGCCGGGAGGAAGTCGGCGAGGGTGGAAAGCGTCGTCTCGACCGTCTCTCGGATCGTCGCCTCCTCGTTGTACGCGGGGAGAACGACGCTGACCTCGACCGCCGGGGGACTCATTGGTGGCCATCGCAACCGCGCGTGTAAGAATTTTCTGGATACCGGTCGCGCCGAACCGCGATGGAAACCGGGACCGGTGGGTAAGCCACCGTTTCCCGCCCGTACCAACCCGCGCCTCCACCCACCGAAGAACCGGATTTCCGATCCCGGAAACCGCAAGCAAGCGACGGATTAACCGGGCGTACCAAACCCCCTAAGGTCGTCACCATCCTCCCCGGTAGTATGAGCACGACCGCCACACCAGTCGCCGCCGACCTCACCGACAAGCAGGAGCGCATCCTCGACTACCTCCGCGAGCACGCCGACACGAAGACGTACTTCAAATCGCGGCTCATCGGCGAGGACCTCAACATGACCGCCAAGGAGGTCGGCACCAACATGACCGCGATCCGTGACGGCGACGCCGACGTGGACGTGGAGAAGTGGGGGTACTCGTCCAGCACGACGTGGAAAGTGACGGCGTAGGTCGTACGTGGCCGCGTCGAAACCGGGGACGAGGCCGAATCAGGGATCGAACCGGATCAGCCCGTCGGCGTCCGCCGCGAGCGCGGCGGCGTCGGGACCGAAGGAGTCCGCGTACCGCACCAAAAGCGTCAGCACCGTCTCCGGCTCCTCGACCGCGTAGCCGTCCTCGCGGGAGAGCAGACCGGCCTCCTCTAGCTCGCCGGCGTACTTGCTGACCGTCGGCCGGGACACGTCGAGCGCGTCCGCCAGTTCCGACCCCGTCGCCGTCGGGTCCCGGAGGAGTTCGACGAGCATCCCGCGGGGCGTCTCCCGGCGCAGGTAGCCCAGCGCCACCTGCTCGAACGCGGAGAACCGGCCGGCCGGGTAGAAGCGACGGTAGTCGCCGTCCTTCCGGCTCTCGACGGCACCCGCCGACTCGAGCTGTCGGAGGTGGTGCTGGGTCTCGCCGGTGCCCAGTTGCAGGTCGTCACGGAGCTTCGAGAAGTGCGCGCCCGGCGTCGTCGTCACGTAGCCCGCGATGGCGTCGCGCGCGTCGCTACTGCTCTCGGACTCGGTCGAGTCCCCGTCGCGGAAGCGAGCGAGCGGGCTGGCGGCTCCGACGGCTGCGAACCGGCGGAGCGTCGCGCGCTTGCTCTCGTCCACGTCGCGGGGACCGTCCATTAGGGTGGCGTTACACGGTGGGGGGTAAAACCCCTTCGCTAGTCGTTCTTGGATTCGCTCTCGTCGTCGCCGGGCGACCCGGCGTCGGCGTTGAAGTTCTGATCCATGTCCTCGATGACCTCGTCGGGGTCACGGATGCTGGCCGCGTCCTCGCCCTGCTTGATGGCCTGGGCCTCCTGTTCCATCGCCTCGACGTCCATCTGGGCCTCCTCGTCGATCTGGCCGAGGATCTCGTCGATGTCGTCCAGCCCGAGCATCTGCCGGGTTTCGGCGTCGAACTCGAGGCTGTCGAGGTCGGCCTCGCCCTCCTTCACGTCGCTGCCGGTGAGGTGTTTGCCGTACCGGCCGAGCATGGAGGACAGCTCCTGGGGCAGGACGAAGGTGGTCGACTCGCCCTGGCCGATCGCTTCGAGCGTCTCCATCCCTTTGTCGATGACCGCGCGCTCGCCCATCGATTCGGCGGACTTCGCGCGGAGCACCGTGGAGATGGCGTCACCCTGCGCCTCGAGGATCTGGCTCTGCTTCTCACCCTGTGCGCGGATGATGTTGGACTGCTTGTCACCTTCCGCCTTCTCGACGGCGCTGCGCCGTTCGCCCTGCGCTTCGAGGATCATGGCACGGCGGCGGCGCTCGGCGGAGGTCTGCTGCTCCATCGCCTGCTGGACGTCCTTCGAGGGGTTGACCTCGCGGACCTCGACGCTCTCGACGCGGATCCCCCATTCGTCGGTGGGCTCGTCGAGTTCGGTGCGGATCTTCGAGTTGATCTGCTGGCGCTTGTTGAGCGTGTCGTCGAGTTCCATGTCGCCGAGCACGGCACGCAGCGTCGTCTGCGCGAGGTTCGAGACGGCGCGCTTGTAGTTCTCGACCTCGAGGAACGCCTTCTTGGCGTCCATCACCTTGATGTAGACGACGGCGTCGGCCGTCACCGGCGAGTTGTCGCGGGTGATCGCTTCCTGGCGGGGCACGTCCAGGGTCTGTGTCCGCATGTCGAAGCGGTGCGTGTTACTGACGAACGGCGGGACGATGTTGATACCGGGTTCGAGCAGCT
It includes:
- a CDS encoding flippase-like domain-containing protein gives rise to the protein MSPPAVEVSVVLPAYNEEATIRETVETTLSTLADFLPAGTFEVLVAEDGCDDRTPEIADELAAADERVRHVHSDERLGRGGALERAFEEADGDTLVYFDTDMATDMRHLEELVESVRSGEYDVATGSRWIEGREADRPAKRGVPSRGYNALVRLFLRSNLRDHQCGFKAFDRAALEALLDDVDDDHWFWDTEVLVRAQRSGYRVKEFPVDWTPKGDTKVDLVRDVFGMGSAILRTWWQVAVSPRIDRRVTLGAGTLLVVVALALMTQYLDPERVIDSMAGADRGLVALSAVIYLLSWPLRGVRYRDILAELGYEERVGFLTGAVFISQTGNLVFPARAGDAVRAYVVKARRSIPYPTGFASLAIERVFDLLTIATLAGAVFLGLAATGGTGGLESTLFGSGREAGQSGRYAVTVAAGVGAAAIAGVALIVATARSDRNLVREGVTRLSSDSYAEYVAGVVEQFAGDVQAVAGNGRAFVRVGASSLLIWGLDVVTAIVVLAAFDGVDLALPTLLAVGFFAVSVGNLAKVLPLSPGGVGLYEGAFTALVVGLTPIGWGVALAAAIVDHAVKNVVTIVGGVASMLLFNVSLTTAVEESADARETAAVDTD
- a CDS encoding DUF7123 family protein; its protein translation is MSTTATPVAADLTDKQERILDYLREHADTKTYFKSRLIGEDLNMTAKEVGTNMTAIRDGDADVDVEKWGYSSSTTWKVTA
- a CDS encoding winged helix-turn-helix transcriptional regulator encodes the protein MDGPRDVDESKRATLRRFAAVGAASPLARFRDGDSTESESSSDARDAIAGYVTTTPGAHFSKLRDDLQLGTGETQHHLRQLESAGAVESRKDGDYRRFYPAGRFSAFEQVALGYLRRETPRGMLVELLRDPTATGSELADALDVSRPTVSKYAGELEEAGLLSREDGYAVEEPETVLTLLVRYADSFGPDAAALAADADGLIRFDP
- a CDS encoding SPFH domain-containing protein, encoding MWYHTILQVTPTLTVVALLFLVLAVVTVYSMVEIVDATEKRALTVFGEYRKLLEPGINIVPPFVSNTHRFDMRTQTLDVPRQEAITRDNSPVTADAVVYIKVMDAKKAFLEVENYKRAVSNLAQTTLRAVLGDMELDDTLNKRQQINSKIRTELDEPTDEWGIRVESVEVREVNPSKDVQQAMEQQTSAERRRRAMILEAQGERRSAVEKAEGDKQSNIIRAQGEKQSQILEAQGDAISTVLRAKSAESMGERAVIDKGMETLEAIGQGESTTFVLPQELSSMLGRYGKHLTGSDVKEGEADLDSLEFDAETRQMLGLDDIDEILGQIDEEAQMDVEAMEQEAQAIKQGEDAASIRDPDEVIEDMDQNFNADAGSPGDDESESKND